From Trichoplusia ni isolate ovarian cell line Hi5 chromosome 8, tn1, whole genome shotgun sequence, one genomic window encodes:
- the LOC113496532 gene encoding pancreatic triacylglycerol lipase-like: MKTFIVVAAFVALCSGHAIPDTPVDRDAIPTIPGDNSHYVEGESRYIWMGDEEGNPVLVDLDEPVDESIVNARNGANNQYWLFTRRNPNNHQVLVNGNINSVRNSNYNAARNIKVIVHGWNNNGGSHVNNVIRQAFLAVEDANVIVVDWRGLAGSSYNNAANGVPNVGQHLGNFLVWLINNAGGNWNNVHLVGHSLGAHVIGNAGRQAGGRPRRVTGLDPAGPRWGGNGNALNRNAGRYVECIHTDGHVTGIMNAIGHADFYPNGGKNPQPGCSNNVCSHGRANDLFASTVRYNRLVGRRCPNIWEAELSTCNGAALNMGNAQLGKSGSGLYGLRTGRTWPF; the protein is encoded by the exons ATGAAGACCTTCATAGTAGTAGCAGCCTTTGTGGCAC tGTGCTCCGGCCATGCCATCCCCGACACTCCAGTAGACCGCGATGCTATCCCCACCATCCCGGGAGACAACAGCCACTATGTAGAGGGTGAGAGCCGCTACATCTGGATGGGAGATGAAGAAGGCAACCCGGTCTTAGTGGATCTAGACGAGCCCGTCGATGAGAGTATAGTGAATGCCAGGAATGGAGCTAACAACCAATATTGGCTTTTCACCAG ACGTAACCCAAACAATCATCAAGTGCTCGTTAATGGGAACATCAACTCAGTTCGCAACTCAAACTACAACGCCGCACGGAACATAAAAGTCATCGTCCATGGATGGAACAACAACGGAGGATCTCATGTGAACAACGTCATCAGACAAGCTTTCCTCGCCGTAGAGGACGCTAACGTCATCGTAGTAGACTGGCGTGGTCTCGCTGGATCAAGCTACAACAATGCTGCCAACGGTGTTCCTAATGTTGGTCAACATCTCGGTAACTTCCTCGTGTGGCTCATCAACAACGCTGGAGGCAACTGGAACAACGTGCACCTGGTCGGTCACAGTTTAGGAGCTCACGTTATTGGAAATGCTGGACGTCAAGCTGGTGGTCGTCCTCGTCGTGTAACCG GTTTGGACCCCGCTGGTCCCCGTTGGGGCGGTAACGGCAATGCATTGAACAGGAACGCCGGTCGTTATGTAGAGTGCATTCACACTGACGGTCATGTAACTGGTATCATGAACGCAATTGGTCACGCTGACTTCTACCCCAATGGTGGTAAAAACCCTCAGCCCGGCTGCTCCAACAATGTCTGCTCCCATGGCCGCGCTAACGACCTGTTCGCTTCCACTGTCCGCTACAACCGTCTGGTCGGAAGAAGATGTCCAAACATTTGGGAAGCAGAGCTCTCCACTTGTAACGGAGCTGCCTTGAACATGGGCAATGCTCAGTTGGGCAAATCAGG GAGCGGTCTTTATGGACTCAGAACTGGAAGAACCTGGCCTTTCTAA
- the LOC113496827 gene encoding pancreatic triacylglycerol lipase-like: protein MKIVIALAAFVALGSGHALPSVPGDNSHYVEGESRYIWMPDSEDTPVLVDLHEPVDKALVHARNGANNQYWLYTRSNQNSKQILVNGNINSVRNSNYASNKGIKVIVHGWNNNGDSHVNTVIRQAFLAVQDVNVIVVDWRGLAGSSYTSAAAGVPGIGQHLGNFLVWLINNAGGNWNNVHLVGHSLGAHVVGSAGRQAGGRPSRVTGLDPAGPGWGNNGNALNRNSGRYVEAIHTDGNILGLMNAIADADFYPNGGKHPQPGCALSTCSHGRANDLFASTIRHNRFTAKKCNNVWEAELSTCSGSNLNMGNAQINKSGSGIFALRTGSSWPF, encoded by the exons ATGAAGATTGTCATCGCGTTAGCAGCCTTCGTAGCTT TGGGTTCCGGCCATGCGCTCCCCTCAGTGCCGGGAGACAACAGTCACTACGTGGAGGGCGAAAGCCGCTACATCTGGATGCCAGACAGTGAGGACACACCAGTGCTGGTGGACCTTCACGAGCCCGTCGATAAAGCCCTAGTGCATGCCAGGAATGGAGCTAACAACCAATATTGGCTTTATACCAG GTCAAACCAAAATAGTAAGCAGATACTTGTCAACGGCAATATCAATTCAGTGAGGAACTCAAATTACGCATCCAACAAGGGCATCAAGGTGATCGTTCATGGATGGAACAACAATGGAGATTCTCATGTCAATACTGTCATCAGACAAGCTTTTCTCGCTGTTCAAGATGTTAACGTTATCGTTGTGGACTGGCGCGGTCTTGCTGGCTCCAGCTACACCTCTGCTGCTGCCGGTGTTCCCGGTATTGGCCAACATCTCGGTAACTTCCTCGTATGGCTCATCAACAACGCCGGAGGCAACTGGAATAACGTGCACCTGGTCGGTCACAGTTTAGGAGCACACGTTGTTGGAAGTGCTGGACGCCAAGCTGGTGGCAGGCCTTCTCGCGTGACAG GGTTAGACCCCGCTGGTCCTGGCTGGGGTAATAACGGCAACGCTTTGAACAGGAACTCTGGTCGGTACGTCGAAGCCATCCACACTGACGGCAACATCCTCGGTCTCATGAACGCAATTGCTGACGCCGACTTCTACCCTAATGGTGGTAAACATCCTCAACCCGGATGTGCACTAAGTACGTGTTCTCATGGTCGTGCGAATGACCTATTTGCCTCTACTATCCGCCACAACCGGTTCACAGCGAAGAAATGCAACAACGTTTGGGAAGCTGAGCTTTCAACTTGTTCAGGATCTAACTTGAACATGGGCAATGCTCAAATCAACAAATCAGG aAGCGGTATTTTCGCTCTGAGAACTGGAAGCTCTTGGCCTTTCTAA